One region of Streptomyces davaonensis JCM 4913 genomic DNA includes:
- a CDS encoding HNH endonuclease family protein translates to MRLRGGAAACAAVLGMALVLTGCEDMGDLPLDGSASGSAPGSGTGRAVSPLDNPDGTEPGLAAITSDADRAEARALIEKVATKGRGPRTGYDRDEFGYAWMDSAPGGIPYARNGCDTRNDLLRRDGAELRFRSGSDCVVMSMRLDDPYTGRTIEWTKARAIEVQIDHVMPLSYDWQMGASRWTEGERQAIANDPLNLMPVDGPTNSSKGDSGPASWLPPNKRIRCSYAVRFAQVSLKYELPVTAPDKQMMLRQCGG, encoded by the coding sequence ATGCGTCTGAGGGGCGGGGCGGCGGCCTGTGCCGCGGTACTCGGGATGGCGCTCGTGCTCACGGGCTGCGAGGACATGGGAGACCTGCCGCTGGACGGCTCGGCCTCCGGCTCCGCGCCGGGTTCCGGGACGGGACGCGCTGTCAGCCCGCTGGACAACCCCGACGGCACCGAGCCGGGCCTGGCGGCCATCACCTCGGACGCCGACCGGGCCGAGGCACGGGCGCTGATCGAGAAGGTGGCGACCAAGGGCCGAGGTCCCAGGACCGGGTACGATCGCGACGAGTTCGGCTACGCCTGGATGGACTCGGCCCCCGGCGGCATCCCGTACGCCCGCAACGGCTGCGACACCCGCAACGACCTTCTGCGCCGGGACGGCGCGGAGCTGCGCTTCCGGTCCGGCTCGGACTGCGTCGTGATGTCGATGCGGCTGGACGACCCGTACACCGGCAGGACCATCGAGTGGACCAAGGCCCGCGCCATCGAGGTCCAGATCGACCACGTCATGCCGCTCTCCTACGACTGGCAGATGGGCGCCTCACGCTGGACCGAGGGCGAACGCCAGGCCATCGCCAACGACCCGCTGAACCTGATGCCGGTCGACGGCCCGACCAACAGCTCCAAAGGTGATTCGGGACCCGCCTCCTGGCTCCCCCCGAACAAGCGGATCCGCTGCTCCTACGCGGTGCGCTTCGCACAGGTCTCGCTGAAGTACGAGCTGCCCGTGACGGCACCGGACAAGCAGATGATGCTGCGCCAGTGCGGGGGCTGA
- a CDS encoding antitoxin: MGILDRFKSHRGMQDKAKDMSDTAEKKVNEKTGNKYESQVDDAQQRAEGALGMDRDRPEQP; encoded by the coding sequence ATGGGCATCCTCGACAGATTCAAGAGCCACCGCGGGATGCAGGACAAGGCCAAGGACATGTCCGACACCGCGGAGAAGAAGGTCAACGAGAAGACGGGCAACAAGTACGAGAGCCAGGTCGACGACGCGCAGCAGAGAGCCGAAGGCGCGCTCGGCATGGACCGTGACCGGCCCGAACAGCCATAG